The sequence TGCTCCTACCCGCGCCAAGCAGACTCGTGGGTCTTCGACGATCTCTTCCGGACGGGCAAGATCCAGCTTGAGCTCGTGACACAGGGCAATCTGGCCGAGCGCATGCGTGCCGCCGGCGCCGGGATCGGTGGCTTCTACTGCCCCGTCACGGTGGGCACCCCGCTCGCCGAGGGCAAGGAGTCGCGGCTCATCGACGGCCGCATCCATGTCCTCGAGCACCCGCTCCGGGGAGACGTCGCCCTCATTGGCGCCCATCAAGCTGACGGCTTGGGCAACGTCGTATACCGCAAGACCGCCCGCAACTTCGGACCCGTCATGGCAACCGCCGCCGCGACGGTCATCGTCGAGGTCGCCCAAGTGGTTCCTACCGGCGCCCTGGACCCCGAGACCATTGTCACGCCCTGCATCTATGTCGACCGGGTCGTTACCAGATGACTGCCCCCCGCACACGCGCCCAGCTGGCTCGCGCCGTTGCCCGGGACATCCCGCCAGGATCCTTCGTCAACCTTGGTATCGGCCAACCCACCAGCGTCGCCAACTACCTTCCACCAGACTCCGGCATCGTCCTCCACACCGAGAACGGCATGCTGAACATGGGACCTGAGGCCATCGGTGACCAGGTCGATCGCGATCTCACCAACGCCGGCAAGGCGCCGGTGACGGAGCTGCCTGGGTCGTCGTACTTCCACCATGCCGACTCCTTCGCCATGATGCGTGGTGGCCACTTGGACGTTGCCGTTCTCGGCGCGTTTCAGGTGTCGCATGCCGGCGACATCGCGAACTGGCACACCGGCGAGTCCGATGCGATCCCCGCTGTGGGCGGGGCTATGGAGCTCGCGGTCGGCGCCAAGCAGGTGTTCGTGATGATGTCGCTCTTCACTCGCGACGGTGACCAGAAGCTGGTGCCCTCGTGCACCTATCCACTGACCGGACTGGGATGCGTCTCTCGGATATACACCGAGCTTGCGACCTTCGACCTGACCAGAGGTCGGGTACGCGTAGTCGATACGTTCGGAATCACGCGCGAAGCGATCATCGAGCGTCTGGGACTTCCAGTAGACGCATGACGCTTCCACGCTGTTCGCCGTACGAGAAGTCACCGTGAAGTCTCAACGACCCCGAATGCTCGTGACCGGCGGCGCCGCGGGCATCGCAGTGAGCGTCGCCCGACTCGGGATTGCGCGGGATTGGGATGTCGTCGTACTGAGCGACGACCGGGCGAGCGTCGGGACGTCTGTCCGGGTCAACCTCACAAACACAGATGAAGTAAACGAGGCACTGGAATCCGTTCTCCACGCTGGGCGGGTCACAAGACTCGTCAACAGCGTTCACCCTGACCTCTCGGCACGTCTTGAGGGACGGTGGAGCGAGGATAACGAAAGAATCCACCAGCAGAGTGTGCAGCTCGCCGTGCAATGCGCTCGAGCCGTGTTGCCCGGGATGACATCGAGTGGATTCGGTCGGATTGTGAGCGTCTCCGCCGGGGCAACACCCGGGAAGGAGCGACGGACGGCGTATGCGCCATCCGAGCCGCACTCGCGCATGATGGACCGCACTTGGGCGCTAGAGCTTGGCCACCACGGCGTCAGCGTCCATGCGATCAAACCTGGTCCGGTCGCCATTGACCTGCACCTCGCGGCGAACGCACGCGCATCGTCCCTGACTCACGCGACCGCCCAGAAGGTTGTGACGCTCAGGCGGGGCAGCTACGAGGACGACGTACCCACCCCCGAACTCCTTTGCGCCGATGCTACGGCGCTCGTGACCAGGCAGGTGCTCTACGCGTGTGGCGGGTTGAGGGTTCGGCTGTCGTCAGTCTGATCTACGGGCGCTCGACTAGCTATGGGCGTGCGTCGCCAGCGTCGACCTCCACACTCACGGATTGCCGATACGAGTCGGATGCCCAAGGCCCTGGGGTCGACGTTCCCCCGTCACGGTCCTCCGCAGCATGCGCTCGACGAAGCAGGGCGAGCGCGTACGCATTGGTTCGTTACCGCTGGGTCCCCAACACTCGGGCGAGGACTCAGCGGCTCAACAAGGTAGAAGCCAGGATGTTGAGGATGTCTCCTGGTTGCAGTACCTGATGAGCGCCTCGATAATATGCGTTCTCTTCCGAAGTCGCGGCGATCTGCTGCAGGGACCCCAGGTCTGCGTCCGCGCTGAGGCCGATAGCGATGATGCGCACTGGCCTATCGGGGTTCTGCATCTTCTGCAGCTCAAGCTTGAGCTCCTCGAGTGAGATCGAGGCCGGGTCGTCGTTGGGGCCGTCGGTGAAGATCACCAAGGAGTTCTGGTAGTACGGGTTGTACTGCCGCACGGCCTCCTGGTAAGCGGCCAAGATGGAGTCGTAGAGACCGGCTCCGCCGCGAGTCTGGCTGGGGAGAGCATCAATCTGTTGTTTGAGGAGGTCCTTGTGGATGCGCCCAGGCCCCACCGGGGCATCGAGTCGACGTAGCGGGGCCACCTCGCGCCAGTCCTGGCCGTTGGGCGCCTGGTTGGTCGAGAAGACCCGGAACCCGAGACGCACCGCGTCTGGGAAGACCTCCAGTGCGGTCTTGGAGGCGTCAGCCGCCAACTCGATCTTGCTCATGACTCCGAACTGAGTTGCCATGGAGTCCGAGGTCTCGACGAGTGCCAGGATGCTGGAGGGGACCTTGAGTGCGTTGAAGCGCTTTATCACCGCGTCGACCTGTGTTTGCGGCACCGTAGCCAACTGCTTCTCTGCGCTTGCGTCCTGACTCTCAGGGAGCGGAGCGCCATCGGGGCCTCGGAGGTGGTCTTCGGCAATGGCCCGCACGCCCTCCGTGGTCTTGAACCAATCAGCAATCCGCTCACCGGTGCGGGCCACTACGTCCACCCCTGCCGCACTGTTGATCGCGAAGCTGACGCCAACTGGTTCGGCGACCTGGACGAGCGGGTAGTTGAGAACGGCGAACCCGTCGCCAGGCACGCGCCACTGAAGGGAGTCGTTGCCGCGCTTGGCGATCAGGAAATCACGCTCCGTGACAGGCACCATCTTGGCGCTCCCGAGCTCGAGGTTGTCAACGGTCACCTTGCCGACGGTGCCCGAGGCGAGGTTGTCGCCAAACCGTTGGGCAAGGGGAACCATGGTTTCCTGCGCCGCCGTCGGGTCGCCCTCGCCGAAGGGTGTGACGAGCGCCATGGCAGACGCGCCGTCACTGCTGGGGTCAGAGATCTCCAGGTGAGGTGAGGCGAGGACGTCCGACCAGGCTGCGCCCGCTTGTTCCTTGATTCCACCAGCCAGCGCGACCGGCGTCGTCGCGAGTGTTGGGACAAGGACGGTGCCGGCGCGGTCGTGGGTCACAAGCACGCTGTGCCAAGCCGGAGAGTCGGGGACCCAAAGATCGGGCAGCGCACTGTCGTCGTCGGGAGCCTCCTCCAGACCTACCGCGACGTCAGCGACCGTAGCGGTCGTGACGTTGATCTCGACGCATCGACTGTCGGTGGAAAGGGAGTCCACTGCCTCCTCGACCAGGTCCGCCATGGCTGGGGCCACGGCCACGTTGACGCTGGAGGTTTGGCAGTTCACGCCTGCGCTTTCGTCGCCGCCTAGCGCCTGGGCTCCTGCCCAACCGAGGGTCCCGATCAAGATCAGGGTGACGACTCCGACTCTCACCCGACGCGAGGC comes from Nocardioides piscis and encodes:
- a CDS encoding 3-oxoacid CoA-transferase subunit B, with amino-acid sequence MTAPRTRAQLARAVARDIPPGSFVNLGIGQPTSVANYLPPDSGIVLHTENGMLNMGPEAIGDQVDRDLTNAGKAPVTELPGSSYFHHADSFAMMRGGHLDVAVLGAFQVSHAGDIANWHTGESDAIPAVGGAMELAVGAKQVFVMMSLFTRDGDQKLVPSCTYPLTGLGCVSRIYTELATFDLTRGRVRVVDTFGITREAIIERLGLPVDA
- a CDS encoding VWA domain-containing protein codes for the protein MFGSHLHNDTDDHREPAATQRSASRRVRVGVVTLILIGTLGWAGAQALGGDESAGVNCQTSSVNVAVAPAMADLVEEAVDSLSTDSRCVEINVTTATVADVAVGLEEAPDDDSALPDLWVPDSPAWHSVLVTHDRAGTVLVPTLATTPVALAGGIKEQAGAAWSDVLASPHLEISDPSSDGASAMALVTPFGEGDPTAAQETMVPLAQRFGDNLASGTVGKVTVDNLELGSAKMVPVTERDFLIAKRGNDSLQWRVPGDGFAVLNYPLVQVAEPVGVSFAINSAAGVDVVARTGERIADWFKTTEGVRAIAEDHLRGPDGAPLPESQDASAEKQLATVPQTQVDAVIKRFNALKVPSSILALVETSDSMATQFGVMSKIELAADASKTALEVFPDAVRLGFRVFSTNQAPNGQDWREVAPLRRLDAPVGPGRIHKDLLKQQIDALPSQTRGGAGLYDSILAAYQEAVRQYNPYYQNSLVIFTDGPNDDPASISLEELKLELQKMQNPDRPVRIIAIGLSADADLGSLQQIAATSEENAYYRGAHQVLQPGDILNILASTLLSR
- a CDS encoding 3-oxoacid CoA-transferase subunit A codes for the protein MADIADGATVLVGGFGPAGMAETLIDALIRQGATELTVVSNNAGNGTTGLAALLAEGRVRKMVCSYPRQADSWVFDDLFRTGKIQLELVTQGNLAERMRAAGAGIGGFYCPVTVGTPLAEGKESRLIDGRIHVLEHPLRGDVALIGAHQADGLGNVVYRKTARNFGPVMATAAATVIVEVAQVVPTGALDPETIVTPCIYVDRVVTR
- a CDS encoding SDR family oxidoreductase, which encodes MLVTGGAAGIAVSVARLGIARDWDVVVLSDDRASVGTSVRVNLTNTDEVNEALESVLHAGRVTRLVNSVHPDLSARLEGRWSEDNERIHQQSVQLAVQCARAVLPGMTSSGFGRIVSVSAGATPGKERRTAYAPSEPHSRMMDRTWALELGHHGVSVHAIKPGPVAIDLHLAANARASSLTHATAQKVVTLRRGSYEDDVPTPELLCADATALVTRQVLYACGGLRVRLSSV